A window of Variovorax sp. HW608 genomic DNA:
CGAGGCGGGCGTGATAGCCAAGGATGAATCCACCGCGTTCGAGCAGTTGCACGCGGCGCCAGCATGGCGACTGCGACAACGAGACCTTCTCGGCGAGTTCTGCCATCGTCAGCCGGGCATTGGCCTGCAGCGCCTCGAGGATCAGGCGGTCGGTCCGATCGAGGTCGCGCTCTGATTCGCTCATCTTTGCAATCCCAGATCATTGGAAGGAACTTCCAATGAACAGTCTGTTGATCAGCAAACTTTAGCAAATCTTTCCTCGTCGGCCCCCGGATACTTCCTGAGCTGCTTCCAAGGACCACACCGATGAGCGACACCATCAAAGGCGACCCGAGCGTCGTGCCCACCGGCGTCGGCCGCGCTGGCTGGGTCGACCAGCTGGCGCGCAGGCGCCAGCCCGGACCTTCCCGCATCGGGCATGTCAACGACGCACCGCTGCGTGCCCTGCACGAAGCCACCCGAGCCGTGCACTCGGGCAGCTTCGACGATCCGTCCACCGGTGCCGTTGGCACGCCGATCTACCAGACGTCGACCTTCATCCTCGGCGAGGAGCAGTACCGCGCCGTCGAAGAAGGCTATGCGCGCGACCGCTTCATCTATACGCGATACGGCAACCCCAGCCAATGGGCGGTGCAGGAAAAGCTGGCGGCGCTGGAAGGCGCCGAGTCGGCGCTCGTCTTCGCCAGCGGCATGGCCGCGATATCGGCGTCGGTGCTGGCAATGCTCGACAAGGGCGCGCACATCGTTGCTTCCGACGAGCTCTACGGCGGTACCTACAACCTCTTCCACCACGACCTGCCGTCGCTCGGGTTCACGGTGAGCTACGTCAGCCCGCGCGACATCGCTGCAGTGCAGGCAGCCGTTCGCCCGAACACGATGCTGCTGTACTTCGAGGCGATGACCAACCCGCTTCTGAAGGTGGTCGACGTCGCGGCGCTGGCCGAGGTGGCCCGCGGCAGTGGCGCGCGGCTGATGATCGACGCCACCTTCGTCACGCCGCTGGGCTGCCGGCCGCTCGAACTGGGTGCCGACATGGTGGTGCACTCCTGCACCAAGTACCTCAACGGACACAGCGACCTGGTCGCCGGCGTGGCGCTGGGCAGTCGCAAGCTGATGGACATGGTGTGGCCGCGGCTGCTGGCTTTCGGCGGTTGCCTCGACCCGCACGCCTGCTTTCTGCTCGAGCGCGGGCTCAAGACACTGGCGGTGCGCATGCGTGCCCACCAGGAGGGCGCGCTCAAGGTGGCGGAGTTCCTGTCAGGCCATCCACGCGTGCGCAAGACCCTCTACCCAGGCCTCGCGTCGCACCCGGATCATCAACTCGCGCGGCGCACGTTGCGCAACACAGGCGGCATGGTGAGCTTCAACGTCGCCAGCGATGCGCAGGCGCTCGCGCTGCTGCAACGCCTGCACCTGATGCGTGAGGCGACCAGCCTGGGTGGCGTCGAGACGCTGATCAGCCTGCCGTTCAATACCTCGCACGCTGCATTCACCGCCGCTCAACGCGCGCGCCTGGGCATCGAGCCGGGCTGCGTGCGCCTGTCGGTCGGCATCGAGCATCCCGACGATCTGATTGCCGACCTCGACGCAGCGCTCACCGCGATGCCCGAGGCCTGAACCCCGCCACCATCGAAGGAGCACCCCATGCGCAACGGCATTCCCGCCGCCGGCCTGTCCGAACTGAGCTACGAGATCCGCGACAACCCGAGGCAAGGCATCGCCACCTATGGCGTGGCCGTGCGCTGGCTGTCGGGCACGCGGGCCCAGGTGAGCACGCTGCCGATGACCATTGGCGCGCATCGCGTCAACCGGGACTTCAGCTGGATGATCGACGAGCCGCGCCAGCTCGGCGGTGCCAACCATGCGCCCAACCCGCAGGAGTACCTTCTGTCGGGCCTGGGTGCCTGCATCATGGTCGGGTTCGCGGTGGGCGCCACGGTGATGGGCATCCAGCTCTCGACACTCGAAATCGAGCTGCGTTCGACGCTCGACCTCGCCGGCTTCCTCGATGCCCGCAGGGGCGCGCCCGTGCCGATGACGGGCATCGAGTACACGGTGCGCGTCGACGGCGATGGCACGGCCGAGCAGTACGAGCGGCTGCGCCAGCAGGCCGAGGCACACAGCCCGAATGCGATGTCGATGCTGCAGGGCGTGCCGTTGAGCGGGCGCCTTTCATTGACGCAGGCAGCGTGATCGCTTCGACCACGCTGGAGATCGCGCGCGATGAACATGCCCACGCCCCTGGGCGCAGCGAGTTGCAGGCGCTGTGGTGCGCTTTCCAGGTGACGAGGACGCAGCGGAGACGCGCGAGTGGCTCGATGCATTGGCGTCGCTGGTCCAGGCGTCCGGGCCCGAGCGCGCACGCTTCATCCTCGACGCGCTGCAGGAGGCAAGCTCGATGTTTGCAAGGGGCGCGGTGCTGCTGCTCGCGTTGGAGGGGCAGGTCTCCTGGACCTAAACGTCAGCCAGCTGGCAGGAAGCGGCCGGTTAGGCGCGCGTCGTTGAATGTCGGCTATCGCTGCTGCAGTCCCGCGGCTCAGTTCGGCCATGACCAGACGTTCACGCCTCGGCCAGAATCTTGAATGGAACCGCTACCAATCATCTGATCACCTGGTTTGCGCTCAGAAGGAGGGACCGAGGCACCGTGACGCCCAGCGCGTTCGCCGTCCTCAAGTTGACGATCAACTCGTAGTGCCTGGCTTGCGAAAGTGCCATGTCTGACGGCTTGGCTCCATTCAGGATGTTGTAGACCCTTGCTGCACACTCAACGGCGAGTTCTTCCCAGTCAACGGAGTAGCTCAGGAGGAGTCCCGACTCTGCGAATGCCCTTCCTTCTGCGATTGCGGGTAGCCGGTATCGCTCAGTCAAGGCTGCAATGTGGGACACGTAGGATGTTGCGACCGGCGAGCTAGCGATCGAGACGCCACGAATGCCTTGGGCGACGATCTGCTCGAAACACGTCGCGAAGTCACTTGCCTCTTCAAAGAAGAAGAAGCGAATCCGGCCGGTGCGCCCTGCAGGTGTCTGCTTGTATTCTTCCTCCAGTACCTGCATTGGCCATGCCCCGGGCCCGCGTCCGGTAAGCACACCGACAGTGGCATCGTCTCCGATCACAAAGGTTAGCAACTGCAAGCGCTTGAGGTCCAGCTGCCTCACATAGATGAAATTTCCAGTCAGATTGCCGCCAGGATGCGACAGGCTGGCCACGATCCCACGCTCTACTGGATCGCTGGAAAGCAAGAACACGATCGGAATCGAAGTCGTTGCTCTTGCCACTGCCTTGATGGCCACAGTGCCGGTTGCAACGAAGATCACGTCCGGCTGCAAGGCCACCAATTCGGCGGCTGTAGCGTCCAGATGCGAGATATCGCTCGCCGATCGAGTTTCGATCTGAAGATTTGACTTCTCCGTCAGCCCCAATCTCCGCAGTTCATTCATGAACGGCTTCGCGATCCAGGGCTGGGGCTCAATGAGCCATAACACACCGACGCGATAGATCTTCCTGCTAGTCTGCGCCCGAGCGAGGTGAGTTGCAAGCGGAGCACATACGAGTGCCAGAGCGACCGCTCTGCGCAACCTGGTTGGCGTGGCCAACATCGTTCCTTCGGAATGGAGCATTTGACATCTCCCCCTTGGGCCAGGCGCCCCTCAACCCTCAGGGACGGCGGAAGGTCCAATTGTCTTCCCTTCATCGCAGTGGCGCTAGGGTCCCGGCGAGCGCTAAGTCGGCCAGGGAGCGCACTACGGCCATTGACAGATCCTCCTTGTCGGACCACTAACGCTTGACGCCTGCGGCCGGCAGATAGTTCAGCCCCACGGATCGCCCACCCTCCAAACCAGCACAGCGTCCCTTCGCGGCAGGAGCCCATGCCCCCAGACCCCCTGCCGCGACGCGCGCCTCCAACCAACGCAAAGGCAAGTCAGGCCGCTTCGTCGGCCTGCAGGTAGGTCAGCAGATTGCGCTTCATCGCGTCAAGGGTCGTCGCCGCGACCTCGAGCTTGGCGTCGGCCAGCCCGTCGAGGATCTGCTCGTTGAGCTGGTGGCTCACCTTGCGCATGCGAGTGATGAGCTGCTTGCTCTTGGGTTCGAGGTAGACGCGGTTCACGCGCCGGTCGGTGGCGTCGGCACCCCGGCGCACCAGGCCGGATTTTTCGAGGCGGTCGATGAGGCCGCCCACCGCGACCTTGCCGAGATCGAGCTCCTCGGCCAGCTGGGACTGCGTCATGCCGTCCTCGCGCGACAGATAGGCCAGCACCCACCACTGGGAGCGGGTGACGTTGAGCGGCTTGAGACACCGGTCGAACGCGCTGCGGCGCAAGCGCGACACGTCGTGGATCAGAAACCCGAGCCGCAGCTCCCAGTCGGTCGAATGTGCTTCATTTGCCATGGTGCGCCGCCCGCCGTCGGCGGCGGGTCTCTTACTGTAATGATGCGTACATTCTAGCGACTGACTGTATGCGTGTGGGGTCTAGAACGCGACAGCGTCCTTGCCCTTGAGCGCCAGGATCTCCCGCGCCTCGGCCGGCGTGGCGACCGCAAGGCCCAGTCCTTCGATGATCTCGCGCGCCTTGCGCACCTGCTGCGCGTTCGATTCGGCGAGCTTGCCGGCGCCGATCCAGAGGCTGTCCTCGAGGCCGACGCGCACGTTGCCGCCCATGGACGCGGCCATCGCCGCGATCGGCATCTGGCTGCGCCCCGCGCCGAGCACCGACCAGCGGTAGTCCTTGCCGAAGAGCCGGTCCGCCGTGCGCTTCATGTGCATCACGTCGTCCGGGTGGCTGCCGATGCCGCCGAGGATGCCGAACACCGTCTGCACGAAGAACGGCGCCTTGACCATGCCGCGATCGACGAAATGCGCGAGGTTGTAGAGGTGCGAGGTGTCGTAGCACTCGAACTCGTAGCGGGTCTGGTTGGCCGACAGTTCCGTGAGCACGGTTTCCAGGTCGCCGTAGGTGTTGCGGAAGATCAGGTCCTTGCTGCCTTCGAGGTACGGGCGCTCCCAGTCGAACTTGAATTCCTTGAAGCGGTTCAGCATCGGGAACAGGCCGAAGTTCATGGTTCCCATGTTCATCGACGCCACTTCGGGCTTGAGCACCTTGGCGGGCAGCATCCGCTCCTGCACCGTCATGTAGGGCGAGCCGCCGGTCGTGAGGTTGATGACCGCGTCGGAGCGCGCCTTGATGTCCTTCAGGAAGGGCACGAAGGCCTCGGGCCGCTGGTCGGGCTTGCCGGTGACCGGGTCGCGCGCATGCAGGTGGATGATTGCCGCGCCCGCCTCGGCCGCGCCCACCGCCGCGTCGGCGATTTCCTCGGGCGTCACCGGCAGGTAGGGCGACATCGACGGCGTGTGGATCGCGCCGGTGACGGCGCAGGTGATGATGACTTTGCCTTGCGTGGACATGCGTGTCTCCTCATTGCGTGTGGATGGATTCAAACGGGGTCCCAGGTGAAGACGTCGCCCGAGCGGTCGAGGGGGAAGAAGCTCGCGCGCAGCATCGGCAGCGCCGTCTCCAGCACGGTCTCGGGCGTCCAGCCTTCGCCGCGGTGCGCGCTGCGGATCGGCCTTGGCTGGCTGAAAAGATAGATCTCGTTGTTGCGCACGCCGAAGATCTGGCCGGTCACGTCGCGTGCATCGTCCGCGCACAGGCCGACGACGAAAGGCGCGATGCGCTCGGGCACCAGCTTCTTGAGGCCGTCGACGCGCTTCTTCTGCTCGGGCGTTTCGCTCGGGATGGAATCGATCATGCGCGTCCAGGCAAACGGCGCGACCGCGTTCGAGCGCACGCCGAACTTCTGCATGTCGAGCGCGATCGACTTCGACAGCCCCGCGATCCCCAGCTTGGCGGCGCTGTAGTTCGCCTGCCCGAAGTTGCCGATGAGCCCCGACGTCGAGGTCATGTGCACATACGAGCCACTGCCCTGCTCCTTGAAATGCGGCGCCGCAGCGCGGCTGACGTTGAAGCTGCCCTTGAGATGCACCGCGACCACCTGGTCGAACTCGGGCTCGCTCATGCGGTGGAACATCACGTCGCGCAGGATGCCGGCGTTGTTGACCACGATGTCGATGCGCCCGAAGGTGTCGACCGCGGCCTGCACCATCCGGTTGGCGTCGCCCCAGTCGGCGACGGAGCCGCCGTCGACGATCGCCTCGCCGCCCGCGGCGCGGATCGCCGCCGCGACCTCGTTCGCGGGCTGCTCGGTGCCGGACTGCCCGTCGAGCGACGCGCCGAGATCGTTGACTACCACCTTGGCGCCGGCCTCTGCCATCGCGAGCGCGATGCCGCGCCCGAGCCCACGCCCACCACCGGTGACCAGCGCCACCTTGCCTGCTAGAAGTTTGCTCAATCCAGTCTCCTTGGAGGCCGCGTCGAGGGTAAACCCCTGCTCAACCCCGATTTTGCGGCTTGCGAAAATATCGTGCACTAGCGTACCATGCACCACATGATGATGTACAGCAGGCCCGAAGGCAGCCGCCAAATTCCATGACCGATTCCGAGACCGTCTTCGGCCTGCTCGCCACCGCCCGCTACGTGCCGCGCCTGCGTCTGGAGCGCAGCGAAGTCGCGGCCCAGCACCGCTGGATGGCGCCGGGCCTCAAGTCGCTCGCCAAGGGGCAGCGCGCCATCGCCAACTGGGACGAGGACGCGGTCACGATGGCGGTCGAGGCCAGCCGTGCGCTGCTCGCCTCGGCGCCTGTCAGCGGCGCGGCCGAGCTGACGCTGGCGTCCACCACGCATCCGTTTGCCGATCGGCTGAACGCCGGCATCGTCGCTGCCGCCACCGGCCTCGGCGACGCCACGATGGCGCGCGACGTGGCGTCGAGCGCGCGCGCCGCGCTGACCGAGCTGATCGATTCGCTGCGCCGCCCCGCCGCTGGCGCGACCCGCATCGTGGTGGCGTCGGAACGCCGCCTTGCCAAGCCCGCGAGCGCGCAGGAGCTGATCTTCGGCGACGGCGCCGCCGCCGCGTCGGTCGGCACCGGCCGAGCGATCGCCACGCTCGTCGCCGCGCGCAGCCTGCAGGCAGACCTGGTCGACCACTTCCGCGAGGCCGGTGAGCGCTATGACTACGGCTGGGAAGAACGCTGGGTGCGCGACGAGGGTTACATGAAGCTCGCGGCGGGTACCATCCGGCAGTGCCTGAAGGACGCGGGCGTGAGCGCCGCCGATATCCGCCATTTCGCGCTCCCGGCGCCGCTGCCGCGGGTCAACGAGGCGGTGGCGAAGCGGGTCGGCATTTCGCCGGAAGCACTGGTTTCGACAGCGGCCGACACGGTCGGCGACCTCGGTTGCGCGCAGCCGCTCGCGATGCTCGACATCGCGCTGCGCGACGCCGCACCCGGCGCATTGGTCATGGTGGTGGCCTTCGGCAGCGGCTGCGACGTGCTGCTGCTCGAGCGCACCGCCGTGCCCTGCCCCGGCGCCGCGCCCGACGCGGGCAAGCCCGAGACCAGTTATCTCAAGTACCTGTCGTTCACCGGCCAGCTCGACCTCGCCTGGGGCATGCGCGCCGAGATGGACAACAAGACCGCGCTCACCGCGGCATGGCGCGACCACACGCGCACCGAGCGCTTCGAGGGCGGTTGCTGCTCGCGCTGCGGCACGGTGCAGTTCCCCCGTTCGCGCCTGTGCGTCAATCCCGAATGCAGGGCGCAGGACACGCAGGCGCCGGTCAGCCTCGCCGACCGGCCGGCGCGCGTGCTCTCGCACACCAGCGACTTCCTCGCCTACACGCCCGCGCCGCCGTTCCAGTTCGGCCACATCGACTTCGAGGGCGGCGGCCGCGTGCTGATGGAGTTCGCCGACACCGATCGCGAGGAGCTCGCGGTCGGGCTGCCGCTGCGCATGGTCTACCGCATCAAGGACCTCGATGCGGCGCGCGGGTTCCGCCGCTATTTCTGGAAGGCCACGCCGCTGCGCGGCCACGCCACCCCCGCCTGACGCGCAGCGCACGACGAGACCCACCAGGAGAAACGACTTGGCCACTGGCATTCGCGACAAGGTCGCCATCATCGGCATGGGCTGCACGCGCTTCGGCGAGCGCTGGGACGCGGGCCCCGAGGACCTCATGGTCGAGGCCTTCAACGAGGCGCTGGCGGATGCCGGCATCGGGGCCTCGCAGATCGGCGCCGCATGGTTCGGCGTCTGCCTCGAAGAGAACAACGTCGGCAAGACCGCCGGCCCGCTGGCCCAGGCGCTGCGCCTGCCGCGCATCGCCGCAACGCGCGTGGAGAACGCCTGCGCCACCGGCACCGAAGCACTGCGCGGCGCGGCCTACGCGGTGGCGGCGGGTGCCTACGACATCGTGCTCGCGCTCGGCGTCGAAAAGCTCAAGGACACCGGCTACGGCGGCCTGCCGGTGCGCACGCGCGGCGTGGCCAACGACCTCTGGCTGCCCAATTCCACCGCACCGGGCGCCTTCGCGCAGCTCGCATCGGCCTATGCGGCCAAGCATGGCGTGGCGATGAGCGAACTCAAGCGCGCCATGGCGCACATCTCGGTCAAGAGCCACGCCAACGCGGCGCTCAACCCCAAGGCGCACCTGCGCAACCGCATCACCGAGGAAGACGTGCTCAAGGCGCTGACGATTGCCGCACCGCTCGGCCTCTACGACTGCAGCGGCGTGAGCGACGGCGCGGCCTGCGCGATCCTCACCACGCCGGAGATCGCGCGCAGCCTCAAGGCCGATGCGGAGATCGTCAGCATCAAGGCGCTCGAGGTCTCGGTGAGCAACGGCGAGGAAGCCGGCTTCAGCCGCTGGGACGGTGCGCACATCGCCACCGCGCGCGAGGCCGGCGCGCGCGCCTACGCGGCCGCGGGCATCGATTCGCCGCGCGATCAGATCCACATGGCCGAGGTGCACGACTGCTTCTCGATCACCGAGGCGGTGCTGATGGAAGACCTCGGCTTCAGTGCGCCGGGCCGCGTGATCCACGACGTGCTCGACGGCATCTTCGACCTCGGCGGCACGCTGCCGGTGGAGCCCGACGGCGGCCTGAAGTGCTTCGGCCATCCGATCGGCGCCTCGGGCCTGCGGATGGTCTACGAGGTCTACCAGCAGATCCACGGCCGCGCGGGCGAACGGCAGCTCAAGCAGGTCGATCGCGGCCTGACGCAGAACCTCGGCGGGCACCCGCACCAGAATGTGTGCGCGGTGTCCATCATCGGGCGACTCGGGGCCTAGCGTCCGCACCCGCCCTCTTTTTTCCAGATCCATCGAACCTTCTACAGGAGACTTTTGCATGCGAGGACTCAAAGGCAAGACAGCCATCGTGACCGGCGCCGGCAGCGGCATCGGACGCGCGATCGCACTGCGGCTCGGCGCCGAAGGCGTGACCGTCGGCGTGTTCGACATCAACCCCGCCGGTGCGGGCGAGACGGTGAAGAGCATCGAATCCGCCGGCGGCAAGGCGATCGCGGTCGCCTGCGACATCACCGACTACGCAGCGGTGACCGACGCCGTCGCCAGCTTCGAAAGCCAGACCGGCGCCGGCACCGATATCCTGGTCAACAACGCCGGATGGGACACCCCCATGCCCTTCCTCAAGACCGAGGAAGCCTTCTGGAAGAAGGTCACTGCGATCAACTGGTTCGGCCCGCTGCACATGACGCACGCGGTGGCCAAGGGCATGGCCGCGCGCAAGAGCGGGCGCGTGGTCAACATCGCGTCCGATGCAGGCCGCGTGGGCTCGACCGGCGAGGTCGTCTACTCGGGCTGCAAGGGCGCGACGATCGCCTTCGCGAAGGCGCTGGCGCGCGAGGTGGCACGCAGCAACGTGACGGTGAACACGGTCTGCCCCGGCCCGACCGACACGCCCGCGATGGACGCCTTCGTCGGCACCGGCGTTGAGGGCCAGAAGATCCGCGACGCGATGGTGCGCGGCGTGCCGCTCGGCCGCATCGGCGTGCCCGACGACTACCCCGGCATCGTGGCCTTCCTGGCCAGCGACGACGCCGCTTTCATCACCGGCCAGACGATCAGCGTCTCGGGCGGTCTCAGCATGCATGGCTAAAGGAGCAACGACGATGAGCAAGAGCTACAAGGACATCCTCTACGAGGTGAAGGACGGCGTGGTGCACGTCACCATCAACCGCCCGGACGTCTACAACGCCTTCCGCAACCAGACGCTGGAAGAGCTGATCGACGCGCTGCGCCGCGCCGACGAGGAGAAGAGCGCCAACGTGATGGTGCTCTCCGGCGCGGGCGACAAGGCCTTCTGCACCGGCGGCGACCAGAAGGTGCACCTGAGCGAAGACGGCCTCTACGGCCCGCGCGGCACGGTCGGCATGCCGATCGAGGAAATGCAGACCGCCCTGCGCGACCTGCGCAAGGTCTCGATCGCCAAGGTGCAGGGCTTCGCGATCGGCGGCGGCAATGTGTTCGCGACGCTGTGCGACCTGACGATCGCGAGCGAGAAGGCGACCTTCGGCCAGGTCGGCCCCAAGGTGGGCTCGGTCGATCCGGGCTGG
This region includes:
- a CDS encoding enoyl-CoA hydratase-related protein, yielding MSKSYKDILYEVKDGVVHVTINRPDVYNAFRNQTLEELIDALRRADEEKSANVMVLSGAGDKAFCTGGDQKVHLSEDGLYGPRGTVGMPIEEMQTALRDLRKVSIAKVQGFAIGGGNVFATLCDLTIASEKATFGQVGPKVGSVDPGWGTAYLARIVGEKKAREIWFLCRKYSAAEAEKMGLVNKVVPHEQLDAEVAQWCKEINEMSPTALAIAKRSFNADSENIRGIGFLGIQTVKHYYQTEESKEGVRAFNERRKPDFKKYAG
- a CDS encoding ABC transporter substrate-binding protein, whose protein sequence is MNELRRLGLTEKSNLQIETRSASDISHLDATAAELVALQPDVIFVATGTVAIKAVARATTSIPIVFLLSSDPVERGIVASLSHPGGNLTGNFIYVRQLDLKRLQLLTFVIGDDATVGVLTGRGPGAWPMQVLEEEYKQTPAGRTGRIRFFFFEEASDFATCFEQIVAQGIRGVSIASSPVATSYVSHIAALTERYRLPAIAEGRAFAESGLLLSYSVDWEELAVECAARVYNILNGAKPSDMALSQARHYELIVNLRTANALGVTVPRSLLLSANQVIR
- a CDS encoding 3-keto-5-aminohexanoate cleavage protein, translated to MSTQGKVIITCAVTGAIHTPSMSPYLPVTPEEIADAAVGAAEAGAAIIHLHARDPVTGKPDQRPEAFVPFLKDIKARSDAVINLTTGGSPYMTVQERMLPAKVLKPEVASMNMGTMNFGLFPMLNRFKEFKFDWERPYLEGSKDLIFRNTYGDLETVLTELSANQTRYEFECYDTSHLYNLAHFVDRGMVKAPFFVQTVFGILGGIGSHPDDVMHMKRTADRLFGKDYRWSVLGAGRSQMPIAAMAASMGGNVRVGLEDSLWIGAGKLAESNAQQVRKAREIIEGLGLAVATPAEAREILALKGKDAVAF
- a CDS encoding OsmC family protein yields the protein MRNGIPAAGLSELSYEIRDNPRQGIATYGVAVRWLSGTRAQVSTLPMTIGAHRVNRDFSWMIDEPRQLGGANHAPNPQEYLLSGLGACIMVGFAVGATVMGIQLSTLEIELRSTLDLAGFLDARRGAPVPMTGIEYTVRVDGDGTAEQYERLRQQAEAHSPNAMSMLQGVPLSGRLSLTQAA
- a CDS encoding glucose 1-dehydrogenase codes for the protein MRGLKGKTAIVTGAGSGIGRAIALRLGAEGVTVGVFDINPAGAGETVKSIESAGGKAIAVACDITDYAAVTDAVASFESQTGAGTDILVNNAGWDTPMPFLKTEEAFWKKVTAINWFGPLHMTHAVAKGMAARKSGRVVNIASDAGRVGSTGEVVYSGCKGATIAFAKALAREVARSNVTVNTVCPGPTDTPAMDAFVGTGVEGQKIRDAMVRGVPLGRIGVPDDYPGIVAFLASDDAAFITGQTISVSGGLSMHG
- a CDS encoding MarR family winged helix-turn-helix transcriptional regulator gives rise to the protein MANEAHSTDWELRLGFLIHDVSRLRRSAFDRCLKPLNVTRSQWWVLAYLSREDGMTQSQLAEELDLGKVAVGGLIDRLEKSGLVRRGADATDRRVNRVYLEPKSKQLITRMRKVSHQLNEQILDGLADAKLEVAATTLDAMKRNLLTYLQADEAA
- a CDS encoding 3-oxoacyl-[acyl-carrier-protein] synthase III C-terminal domain-containing protein, translated to MTDSETVFGLLATARYVPRLRLERSEVAAQHRWMAPGLKSLAKGQRAIANWDEDAVTMAVEASRALLASAPVSGAAELTLASTTHPFADRLNAGIVAAATGLGDATMARDVASSARAALTELIDSLRRPAAGATRIVVASERRLAKPASAQELIFGDGAAAASVGTGRAIATLVAARSLQADLVDHFREAGERYDYGWEERWVRDEGYMKLAAGTIRQCLKDAGVSAADIRHFALPAPLPRVNEAVAKRVGISPEALVSTAADTVGDLGCAQPLAMLDIALRDAAPGALVMVVAFGSGCDVLLLERTAVPCPGAAPDAGKPETSYLKYLSFTGQLDLAWGMRAEMDNKTALTAAWRDHTRTERFEGGCCSRCGTVQFPRSRLCVNPECRAQDTQAPVSLADRPARVLSHTSDFLAYTPAPPFQFGHIDFEGGGRVLMEFADTDREELAVGLPLRMVYRIKDLDAARGFRRYFWKATPLRGHATPA
- a CDS encoding SDR family NAD(P)-dependent oxidoreductase, producing MSKLLAGKVALVTGGGRGLGRGIALAMAEAGAKVVVNDLGASLDGQSGTEQPANEVAAAIRAAGGEAIVDGGSVADWGDANRMVQAAVDTFGRIDIVVNNAGILRDVMFHRMSEPEFDQVVAVHLKGSFNVSRAAAPHFKEQGSGSYVHMTSTSGLIGNFGQANYSAAKLGIAGLSKSIALDMQKFGVRSNAVAPFAWTRMIDSIPSETPEQKKRVDGLKKLVPERIAPFVVGLCADDARDVTGQIFGVRNNEIYLFSQPRPIRSAHRGEGWTPETVLETALPMLRASFFPLDRSGDVFTWDPV
- a CDS encoding acetyl-CoA acetyltransferase, producing MATGIRDKVAIIGMGCTRFGERWDAGPEDLMVEAFNEALADAGIGASQIGAAWFGVCLEENNVGKTAGPLAQALRLPRIAATRVENACATGTEALRGAAYAVAAGAYDIVLALGVEKLKDTGYGGLPVRTRGVANDLWLPNSTAPGAFAQLASAYAAKHGVAMSELKRAMAHISVKSHANAALNPKAHLRNRITEEDVLKALTIAAPLGLYDCSGVSDGAACAILTTPEIARSLKADAEIVSIKALEVSVSNGEEAGFSRWDGAHIATAREAGARAYAAAGIDSPRDQIHMAEVHDCFSITEAVLMEDLGFSAPGRVIHDVLDGIFDLGGTLPVEPDGGLKCFGHPIGASGLRMVYEVYQQIHGRAGERQLKQVDRGLTQNLGGHPHQNVCAVSIIGRLGA
- a CDS encoding trans-sulfuration enzyme family protein, coding for MSDTIKGDPSVVPTGVGRAGWVDQLARRRQPGPSRIGHVNDAPLRALHEATRAVHSGSFDDPSTGAVGTPIYQTSTFILGEEQYRAVEEGYARDRFIYTRYGNPSQWAVQEKLAALEGAESALVFASGMAAISASVLAMLDKGAHIVASDELYGGTYNLFHHDLPSLGFTVSYVSPRDIAAVQAAVRPNTMLLYFEAMTNPLLKVVDVAALAEVARGSGARLMIDATFVTPLGCRPLELGADMVVHSCTKYLNGHSDLVAGVALGSRKLMDMVWPRLLAFGGCLDPHACFLLERGLKTLAVRMRAHQEGALKVAEFLSGHPRVRKTLYPGLASHPDHQLARRTLRNTGGMVSFNVASDAQALALLQRLHLMREATSLGGVETLISLPFNTSHAAFTAAQRARLGIEPGCVRLSVGIEHPDDLIADLDAALTAMPEA